In one window of Methanocorpusculum sp. DNA:
- a CDS encoding DUF3467 domain-containing protein → MAGNELNIQIPQNLDPVYSNMIQIAFKDDEFTMMFLHQLPVANQAKAKAIVAISPKHAKKLLEALQKSVNDYEAKFGQITSGAHAEGTDTPTLQGYS, encoded by the coding sequence ATGGCAGGCAACGAACTCAACATTCAGATCCCTCAGAACCTTGACCCGGTTTACAGTAATATGATTCAGATCGCATTCAAGGATGATGAGTTCACAATGATGTTTTTACACCAGCTTCCGGTGGCAAATCAGGCAAAAGCAAAGGCAATTGTCGCGATCAGCCCGAAACATGCAAAGAAACTTCTGGAAGCTCTGCAGAAGAGTGTGAATGATTACGAGGCGAAGTTTGGACAGATCACCAGCGGAGCGCATGCCGAAGGAACCGATACGCCGACTCTGCAGGGATATTCATAA
- the feoB gene encoding ferrous iron transport protein B, giving the protein MMRRAVLIGNPSVGKSLIFNHLTGLGVEVSNYPGTTVGLMTGIVRYNETEFSLTDLPGIYSLSGRSDEEKLVREYLVTGDADLIVAVLDAKHLERNLYLLLQAAEIRKPLVIVLNMMDDARSAGKIIDADALSKKFGVPVIETIATEGKNLEKIADYVIGDKLPVPGIVPRYDHHIEAAAKSLQKYHNLSEAESMFALENVPLSTLSPEVMESAAVISSEIEKRHMMSPDQIIGANRHNTAKTISEEVTTLSPPKKRRDLDSLLTRGFPGVPILIITMVGILGVVFLLGGFLEEAIISVMTTYLLNPFHALNLAPFLDTVGSAVILALMSGLGIAFPYVFLFYIFISILEDTGYLTRAAFLADRGMHRLGLHGQGLIPLVLSFGCSVPAIMSTRFLPTRRERVIASVLVTMLPCSARTVVISGIVASFIGFGAAFSIYGIVFILVFVLGCVLSRITPGEQYGMILEMAQLRRPIPKYVVRKAWMRVSEFLYIAMPLLLISSVFLGIFEYLGLVTMFESFIDPISTAVLGLPGFAFTALMFGILRKEMAFETLAIMGGTTDLASILSSSQLYIFALVCVLFVPCISTIAVLMREIGVKAAALITVFTLLLGTSLGALLHFVFMLF; this is encoded by the coding sequence ATGATGCGCCGGGCAGTTCTGATCGGGAACCCCAGTGTTGGGAAATCCCTCATCTTCAACCACCTGACCGGTCTTGGTGTTGAGGTGAGCAATTATCCGGGAACCACTGTCGGCCTGATGACGGGTATTGTCCGCTACAACGAGACGGAGTTTTCTCTCACTGACCTCCCGGGCATCTATTCTCTTTCAGGAAGATCCGATGAGGAAAAACTCGTCAGAGAGTATCTGGTCACCGGAGACGCGGATCTCATCGTGGCGGTTTTGGATGCCAAACATCTCGAGCGGAATCTGTATCTTCTGTTGCAGGCAGCCGAGATCAGAAAACCTCTGGTGATCGTGCTCAATATGATGGATGATGCCCGGTCCGCCGGGAAGATCATCGATGCCGATGCGCTTTCGAAAAAGTTCGGCGTTCCGGTGATCGAGACAATTGCGACCGAAGGAAAAAATCTGGAAAAAATCGCCGACTATGTGATCGGTGATAAACTTCCGGTTCCCGGGATCGTTCCGCGATACGATCATCACATCGAAGCGGCGGCAAAAAGCCTGCAGAAGTATCACAATCTTTCGGAAGCAGAGTCAATGTTTGCTCTGGAAAATGTTCCTCTGAGCACTCTTTCCCCCGAGGTGATGGAAAGTGCCGCGGTCATATCATCCGAGATCGAAAAACGGCACATGATGTCGCCCGATCAGATCATTGGAGCAAACCGGCACAACACGGCAAAGACCATCTCCGAAGAGGTGACGACCTTATCTCCGCCAAAGAAACGCCGCGATCTCGACTCCCTCTTAACGAGGGGATTTCCCGGTGTTCCCATTTTGATCATCACGATGGTCGGCATCCTTGGGGTCGTTTTTCTTCTGGGAGGATTTCTGGAAGAAGCTATCATAAGCGTGATGACGACGTATCTTCTGAATCCGTTCCACGCTCTGAACCTGGCGCCGTTTCTGGATACGGTGGGCAGTGCAGTGATTCTCGCCCTCATGTCGGGTCTTGGAATTGCGTTTCCCTATGTGTTTCTGTTCTACATCTTCATCTCGATTTTAGAGGACACCGGATATCTGACCAGAGCCGCGTTCCTTGCGGACCGGGGAATGCACAGGCTCGGTCTCCATGGTCAGGGGCTCATCCCGCTCGTTCTCTCTTTTGGCTGCAGTGTCCCTGCGATCATGAGCACACGTTTTCTCCCGACCAGGCGTGAACGTGTCATTGCCTCTGTTCTTGTGACGATGCTTCCCTGCTCAGCGAGGACCGTTGTGATATCCGGGATCGTTGCTTCCTTCATTGGGTTCGGCGCCGCATTTTCCATCTATGGGATCGTTTTCATTCTGGTTTTTGTTCTCGGCTGTGTTCTTTCCCGGATCACACCGGGTGAACAGTATGGAATGATCCTCGAGATGGCTCAGCTTCGCCGGCCGATTCCGAAGTATGTTGTCCGAAAAGCATGGATGCGTGTCAGCGAGTTCCTGTACATCGCTATGCCGCTTTTGCTGATCAGCAGTGTGTTTCTGGGGATCTTCGAGTACCTGGGACTTGTCACGATGTTCGAGTCGTTCATCGATCCGATCTCCACCGCAGTCCTCGGGCTGCCCGGATTTGCGTTCACCGCTCTCATGTTTGGGATCCTTCGAAAAGAGATGGCCTTTGAAACACTCGCGATCATGGGGGGAACGACCGATCTTGCCTCCATCCTTTCGAGCAGTCAGCTCTATATTTTCGCTCTGGTGTGCGTTCTCTTCGTTCCGTGTATCTCTACGATAGCCGTTCTCATGAGGGAAATTGGGGTAAAAGCGGCCGCTCTTATCACGGTGTTCACTCTTTTGCTCGGCACTTCCCTTGGGGCACTTCTGCATTTTGTTTTCATGCTGTTTTGA
- a CDS encoding energy-coupling factor ABC transporter permease gives MHFMDGFLPIGWCVFWAVLSAPFLIYGMWKITKMINKDRRILPLMAVCGAFIFVISLVDIPSPTGSCSHPTGTGLSASFFGPAVTSVLGLIILVFQALLLGHGGFTTLGASAFSMAIMGPLAAWLVFTGLRKTRHVSLGPAVFCAAVVANCVTYLVTSLQIALAYPVEGSVLTAFIAAAVVFAVVQIPISIIEGIISGLVATYIARIKPEILKGLGIITDEEIKKILGEKA, from the coding sequence ATGCACTTTATGGATGGGTTTCTGCCCATTGGCTGGTGTGTTTTCTGGGCCGTGCTATCAGCTCCGTTTCTCATCTACGGTATGTGGAAAATAACGAAAATGATCAATAAGGACAGGCGTATCCTTCCTTTGATGGCAGTTTGCGGAGCGTTTATATTCGTGATTTCCTTAGTGGATATTCCGTCTCCGACCGGGAGTTGTTCCCATCCAACCGGGACGGGTCTCTCTGCCTCGTTCTTTGGACCGGCCGTCACTTCGGTTCTCGGTCTGATCATTCTGGTGTTTCAGGCACTTCTGCTCGGACACGGCGGATTTACGACTCTTGGCGCCTCTGCTTTTTCCATGGCGATTATGGGGCCTTTGGCGGCATGGCTGGTTTTTACGGGCTTGAGAAAAACCAGGCATGTTTCTCTTGGCCCGGCGGTTTTCTGTGCGGCGGTTGTTGCCAACTGCGTGACCTATCTCGTAACCTCTCTGCAGATAGCGCTGGCATATCCGGTCGAGGGCAGCGTTCTCACTGCTTTTATTGCGGCCGCGGTCGTTTTTGCCGTCGTTCAGATCCCTATCTCGATCATCGAAGGAATAATCAGCGGACTTGTCGCGACGTATATCGCCCGCATAAAACCGGAGATCTTGAAGGGACTTGGGATTATTACTGATGAAGAGATCAAAAAGATCCTGGGCGAGAAAGCATGA
- a CDS encoding metal-dependent transcriptional regulator, with amino-acid sequence MTFELSEDILEAILNTGKETVKVSNLEDLAHGDTEGLSKAVTCLKDKGYLTESARGLSLTDKGTVKAAQVARKHAVLTSFLTDVLGTEPDHASKEACLMEHSISSETIERLDTFLEKRGPGHKTGRGRGWRRAAHLETSSPVEHEGHAGLTKRNPIVSLSECEEGSLLHVSMIRCFAKHRRLIDLGVIPGELITLRRKLDNNAVVITVKGCDIALSPEVAENIMVERCNTQ; translated from the coding sequence ATGACCTTTGAACTCTCAGAAGATATTCTCGAAGCAATACTCAATACCGGAAAAGAAACGGTAAAGGTTTCGAATCTGGAAGATCTGGCACACGGTGACACTGAAGGGCTCAGCAAAGCGGTCACCTGTCTCAAAGACAAAGGGTATCTCACCGAGTCTGCCCGTGGACTTTCTCTCACAGATAAGGGAACCGTGAAGGCAGCGCAGGTTGCGCGCAAACATGCGGTCCTGACCAGTTTTCTCACCGACGTTCTTGGTACCGAACCGGATCATGCATCAAAAGAGGCATGCCTCATGGAACACAGCATCTCCTCGGAGACGATCGAGCGTCTCGACACGTTTCTGGAAAAGCGCGGTCCGGGACACAAAACTGGTCGGGGAAGAGGGTGGAGGCGTGCTGCCCATCTGGAAACGAGCAGTCCAGTCGAGCATGAAGGACATGCCGGACTCACGAAACGAAATCCCATCGTCTCCCTATCTGAGTGCGAGGAAGGTTCCCTCCTGCATGTTTCCATGATCCGGTGCTTTGCCAAACACCGTCGTCTCATTGATCTCGGGGTCATTCCCGGCGAACTGATAACACTCAGACGCAAGCTCGACAATAATGCGGTCGTAATAACCGTCAAAGGATGCGATATCGCCTTAAGTCCCGAGGTCGCCGAGAATATTATGGTCGAGCGGTGCAACACGCAATGA
- a CDS encoding Dna2/Cas4 domain-containing protein produces the protein MPDEKISVTDVVKAGTCPMQLYLAKSIDIPYEEPIAYTVAKQISYYLGDILSAEDIWEGGLKNLVHEDQPALSYLEKMVAACSKVTWRQAERYDVSVFSEKYGIFGKVDRFFDDSFSLVKSGSAPTRGVYLSDRLRVVCYAICLEEMFGKPFYGRVEYIGSGTIRSVVVEPKDRRALFLALRAAEKVTKGGIPKVVRGPYCSWCKFVETCSAVEKPKSLFSKMMSKA, from the coding sequence ATGCCGGACGAGAAAATCTCTGTAACAGATGTGGTGAAAGCAGGCACTTGTCCCATGCAGCTCTACCTGGCAAAATCCATTGATATCCCCTACGAAGAACCGATCGCATACACGGTCGCAAAACAAATATCCTATTATCTTGGTGATATCCTCTCGGCTGAGGATATCTGGGAGGGGGGGCTGAAAAACCTGGTGCATGAGGATCAGCCCGCGCTCTCATACCTCGAAAAGATGGTCGCTGCCTGCAGCAAAGTGACCTGGCGTCAGGCTGAACGGTATGATGTGTCGGTTTTCTCTGAAAAATACGGTATCTTCGGGAAAGTCGACCGGTTCTTTGATGACAGTTTTTCCCTCGTAAAAAGCGGATCGGCCCCCACACGCGGCGTCTACCTTTCCGACCGGCTTCGCGTGGTCTGCTACGCGATCTGTCTGGAAGAGATGTTTGGAAAACCCTTCTACGGGCGCGTTGAATATATCGGCTCGGGAACTATACGCAGTGTTGTTGTAGAACCAAAAGACAGACGTGCTCTGTTTCTGGCACTACGGGCAGCAGAAAAAGTAACGAAAGGGGGGATTCCGAAAGTTGTCCGGGGTCCATACTGTTCCTGGTGTAAATTCGTGGAGACCTGTTCCGCTGTTGAAAAACCCAAATCTCTCTTTTCCAAAATGATGTCAAAGGCATAA